The following are encoded together in the Thunnus maccoyii chromosome 18, fThuMac1.1, whole genome shotgun sequence genome:
- the LOC121884283 gene encoding glucose-6-phosphatase catalytic subunit 1-like, with protein MDLLHSSGVSSTYYLQTQYSHSQSYFLLVSMATDLHNTFFLLFPIWFHVRQAEAVKLVWVAVVGDWVNLMLKWLLFGERPYWWVQETRFYGNSSQPVIEQFPMTCETGPGSPSGHAMGAAAVYYTMMSSFLTTVLKKDGNQIKKWCVCVSLWTLFWCVQVCVCISRVFIAAHFPHQVIMGVIIGILVAESLSRIQQIYEARLHSYLLISLLLLSLALLLYLCLWLVGVDLLWSVEKARLWCHRAEWVSVDTNPLASLFRNTGTLLGLGLGLHSPLHAHANRVVVSRGTDGTIYRFISLSATLVLLQLFDSAFKPPVHNGALFYLLSFCKSATVPLATVAIVPYYVAAALGYKGKKLV; from the exons ATGGACTTGCTCCACAGTTCTGGTGTGAGCAGTACATACTACCTGCAGACCCAATACAGCCATAGCCAGAGCTACTTCCTGTTAGTCTCCATGGCAACGGACCTACACAACACCTTCTTCCTGCTGTTCCCCATATGGTTCCATGTACGGCAGGCCGAAGCAGTCAAACTGGTGTGGGTGGCAGTAGTGGGAGACTGGGTCAACCTGATGCTGAAATG GCTTTTGTTTGGAGAGCGTCCCTATTGGTGGGTTCAGGAAACACGTTTCTATGGCAACTCCTCCCAGCCAGTGATAGAGCAGTTCCCTATGACATGTGAGACTGGGCCAG GAAGTCCATCAGGTCATGCCATGGGCGCTGCTGCGGTGTACTACACCATGATGTCATCATTCCTCACGACAGTGCTGAAGAAAGATGGAAACCAAATAAAGAAATG gtgtgtgtgcgtctcaCTATGGACGCTGTTctggtgtgtgcaggtgtgtgtgtgcatctctaGAGTCTTCATCGCTGCTCACTTCCCACATCAGGTCATCATGGGAGTTATCATAG gtaTCCTGGTGGCAGAATCCCTCAGCCGAATCCAGCAGATCTATGAGGCCCGTCTGCATTCCTACCTCCTCATCTCCttgctcctcctctccctggctctcctcctctacctgtGCCTCTGGCTGGTAGGTGTTGATCTCCTCTGGAGTGTGGAGAAAGCACGGCTGTGGTGCCACCGGGCAGAGTGGGTCAGCGTGGACACCAACCCACTCGCCAGCTTGTTCAGAAACACTGGAACTCTGCTGGGGCTGGGTCTGGGGCTCCACTCTCCCCTGCATGCGCACGCCAACAGAGTGGTGGTCAGCAGGGGAACTGACGGCACCATCTACAGGTTTATCTCTTTAAGTGCAACGCTGGTGCTGCTGCAGTTATTTGACTCTGCTTTTAAGCCACCTGTCCACAATGGGGCTCTGTTCTATCTACTGTCATTCTGTAAAAGTGCCACTGTGCCTCTGGCTACTGTGGCTATTGTGCCCTACTATGTGGCTGCAGCACTGGGCTACAAGGGGAAGAAGCTGGTATGA